A single region of the Streptomyces virginiae genome encodes:
- a CDS encoding restriction endonuclease: MATSRSRRDDAGDGAASVGRDVVLAVGLLGICLGGLAVFVRTTVGTGAGGAIPVMPIATVIVLVAGMALARWALAPVRRRSPASPGEAYVAAVYPENPAYPVPADPSATTAVLVPPAAAELVADPVDVPELGPDALDHAAVDADGFEHAIAALCARDGCLQVEVVGGAGDLGADVIATTADGLRVVVQCKHYGDGNRVGSQDLQRFGGTCFVVHEADVAVVVTTSSFTAPAEDYAATCGIVCVDGDALAAWTESRTPPPWETPATQPPGPGAPADAEVQA, from the coding sequence ATGGCGACATCGAGAAGCCGTCGGGACGACGCGGGCGACGGTGCCGCGTCCGTAGGGCGGGACGTCGTGCTGGCGGTCGGGCTCCTGGGCATCTGCCTGGGCGGACTGGCCGTGTTCGTGCGGACGACGGTGGGGACGGGAGCCGGTGGCGCCATACCCGTGATGCCGATCGCCACGGTGATCGTCCTGGTGGCCGGAATGGCGCTGGCCCGGTGGGCCCTGGCACCCGTTCGGCGCCGCTCCCCCGCGTCCCCGGGGGAGGCTTACGTGGCGGCCGTGTATCCGGAGAACCCGGCGTATCCGGTGCCCGCGGATCCGTCGGCCACGACGGCGGTCCTCGTTCCGCCGGCCGCTGCCGAGCTCGTGGCGGATCCGGTGGACGTGCCCGAGCTGGGGCCGGACGCCCTGGATCACGCGGCGGTCGACGCCGACGGATTCGAGCACGCGATCGCCGCGCTGTGTGCCCGGGACGGCTGCCTTCAGGTGGAAGTCGTCGGCGGGGCCGGGGACTTGGGCGCCGATGTGATCGCCACGACGGCGGACGGTCTGCGCGTCGTCGTCCAGTGCAAGCACTACGGCGACGGCAACCGGGTCGGCTCGCAGGACCTGCAACGCTTCGGCGGCACCTGCTTCGTCGTCCACGAAGCCGACGTGGCCGTGGTGGTGACGACCAGCTCGTTCACCGCTCCGGCCGAGGACTACGCCGCGACCTGCGGCATCGTCTGCGTCGACGGCGACGCGCTGGCCGCGTGGACGGAGTCGCGGACGCCCCCTCCCTGGGAAACCCCCGCCACGCAACCGCCGGGGCCGGGAGCCCCGGCCGACGCCGAGGTACAGGCCTGA
- a CDS encoding NAD(P)/FAD-dependent oxidoreductase, producing MARPRIVVVGAGFAGVSCVRRLERTLSPGEAEILLVTPFSYQLYLPLLPQVASGVLTPQSVAVSLRRSRRHRTRIVPGGAVGVDTRAKVCVIRKITGELVDQPYDHLVLAPGSVTRTFDIPGLAEHGRGMKSLAEAAHLRDHVIAQLDLADAAAPGSAERASRLGFVVVGGGYAGTETAASLQRLTTNAVGRYPRLDRREISWHLVDVAPKLMPELGDRLGRAALDVLRGRGIEVSLGASVAKAGPEDVTLTDGRVLPCRTLIWTAGVAASPLIATLGAETAKSGRLVVTPDLRVPGADGAFALGDAAAVPDLAAGGDDAVCPPTAQHAARQGRVAADNVVATLRGTPLRRYVHKDLGLVVDLGGRDGVSRPLGIDLRGMPAQAVARGYHWAALRTGAAKTRVMTNWLLNAVAGDDFVRTGFQTYKPGTLRDFEYTDHYLTPEEVRARTATVGE from the coding sequence ATGGCACGACCGAGGATCGTCGTCGTCGGCGCGGGATTCGCCGGCGTCTCCTGCGTACGCCGCCTGGAGCGGACGTTGTCACCGGGGGAGGCGGAGATCCTGCTGGTCACTCCGTTCTCCTACCAGCTCTACCTGCCGCTGCTGCCGCAGGTGGCCTCCGGAGTACTCACCCCCCAGTCCGTGGCGGTCTCGCTGCGCCGCAGCCGCCGCCACCGGACCCGGATCGTGCCCGGCGGGGCCGTGGGCGTCGACACCCGGGCCAAGGTCTGCGTCATCCGGAAGATCACCGGGGAGCTGGTGGACCAGCCGTACGACCACCTGGTGCTCGCACCCGGGAGCGTGACCCGCACCTTCGACATCCCCGGCCTGGCGGAACACGGCCGCGGCATGAAGTCGCTCGCGGAGGCGGCCCACCTGCGCGACCACGTGATCGCCCAGCTCGACCTGGCCGACGCCGCCGCACCGGGCTCGGCGGAGCGGGCCTCACGGCTCGGCTTCGTGGTGGTGGGCGGCGGCTACGCGGGTACCGAGACGGCCGCCTCCCTGCAGCGCCTCACCACGAACGCCGTCGGCCGCTACCCCCGGCTGGACCGGCGCGAGATCAGCTGGCACCTCGTGGACGTGGCCCCGAAACTGATGCCCGAGCTCGGCGACCGGCTGGGTCGGGCAGCCCTCGACGTGCTGCGCGGCCGCGGCATCGAGGTCTCGCTCGGCGCCTCCGTCGCCAAGGCGGGCCCCGAGGACGTCACGCTCACCGACGGGCGCGTACTGCCCTGCCGCACCCTCATCTGGACCGCCGGCGTCGCCGCGAGCCCCCTCATCGCCACGCTGGGCGCCGAGACCGCCAAGAGCGGCCGGCTCGTCGTCACGCCGGACCTGCGGGTGCCGGGGGCGGACGGCGCGTTCGCGCTCGGTGACGCGGCCGCCGTACCCGACCTCGCCGCCGGCGGGGACGACGCGGTGTGCCCACCCACCGCGCAGCACGCCGCGCGCCAGGGCAGGGTCGCCGCCGACAACGTCGTCGCCACGCTGCGGGGCACGCCGCTGCGTCGTTACGTCCACAAGGACCTCGGACTTGTCGTCGACCTCGGCGGCCGCGACGGCGTCTCCCGGCCGCTCGGCATCGACCTGCGCGGGATGCCCGCCCAGGCCGTGGCCCGCGGCTACCACTGGGCGGCGCTGCGCACCGGGGCCGCGAAGACCCGGGTGATGACGAACTGGCTCCTGAACGCGGTGGCCGGCGACGACTTCGTCCGGACCGGATTCCAGACGTACAAGCCGGGGACGCTGCGCGACTTCGAGTACACCGACCACTACCTCACCCCGGAGGAGGTACGGGCCCGCACCGCGACCGTCGGAGAGTGA